The Patescibacteria group bacterium genomic sequence CCTTGAGGTTGCCGAACAGGGGAGCGTTGCCGCCGTCATAGAGCGACAGGCCAAATGTCATTTTTTTCCCATCGTCATTGCGAGGAAGGAGCGAAGCGACTGACGAAGCAATCTCGTCGCTCGCGGGGGAACGGGATTGCTTCGCTTCGCTCGCAATGACGGAACCGGCCTTGACGACTCCAGCCAACCTGTTTATTGCCTCTTTCGGACTCGGACCGGACTCGTCGCACACAAGAACCGTCTCCGATGTCGCGACGGCCTTCGCGGACGGGTAAATGGCAAAAAATTCCGCCAATGACAGCGCAGGATTCGAGCCAAGGACGTAGAAGCGCATAAGCGTTTCAAAGTATAGCAGATGTGGATAACCGGTGCTTGTGTCGTGGAATAGATGTGCATAGGACGACGGTTTGCTTCGGACAGTCCGAGTTACCCACATGGATTGGTATTTTTTCGCTAAAATGGCGACCAAAATGCTTTGACTGCCCATTCCAAAAAACGTAAAATAGCTAAGAATATGGTCCGAGCCTTCATTTTTGCCGTAGGCGCTTGTGTTGGAACCCTGTTGCCCGGGATGGTTCTGGCCCAGTCCACCTCCACCAATTACATCCTGTGGGACACCGCGATCAATGCGGGAGGCGGAAGGACTACGTCCACGAATTACATCAATTTCAACACGGTGGTGGACGTGGGGAGCGACCGTCTTTCCAGCACCAACTATCGCGCCTACCAGGGGTTCGAAGCGATCACCGAGGACCCGCGCATCACCATGAGCCTTACCCCCACAACCATCACCCTCTCGCCCAATCCGCTCACCACCGCGTCGGTGAGCACGGGCACCACCACGGCCACCGTGAGCACGAACGCGGACTTCGGCTACACGCTCACGGCCACGGAGAACGACGCGTTCAAAAATCAAAGCGCCGATGAGCTCGCGGACGTCTCCGATGGCGCCGTCACTGCCGGGAGCGAGGAGTACGGCATCGCGGTGAGCGGTTCCGACGCCGCGTTCGGCGACGACCGCAGCGTTTCCGCGACCCCGCGCACGATCGCGAGCAAAAGCACCTGGGGAGCCGACCGCGCCACCGTCGTCACCGTGAAGGCCGCGATCGCGAGCGTCACGGACTCGGGGGAGTACTCGGGCACGCTCACGTTCATCGCCACGGGGAATTATTGAATAGTGCGTAGTGCGTAGTTGGTAGTACGTAGGAAAGAAAATCTACGCACTACGAACTACGTACTACGAACTACGTACTACGCACTACGCAAACATATGAACAACGAAAAAACGGGTTCGTACCAAGACTTGATCGTGTGGCAGAAGGCCATGGATCTTGTGGTCGGTGTTTATGAGATTACAAAAGATTTTCCTACAGATGAGCGGTATGGGATCGTGAGTCAGATGAGACGTTCCGCCGTGTCTATCCCGTCGAACATTGCGGAGGGATATAGGCGAAAAAGCGAGGTGGATTTTCAAAGATTCCTCCGGATCGCCTATGGCTCAGCGTCTGAACTCGAAACACAGCTCCTCATTGCGCAACGGTTACGATACGGGCCAGCAAGCTTTGCCCGAACGGATGCTCTCCTGGAAGAAATTCTGAAAATGTTAAACAAGATGACGGAAGGGAAGAGTTCGTAGTCCGTAGTCCGTAGTGCGTAGGAAAAACCTACGACTACGAACTACGGTCTAGGAAACCGGTCTACGTACTACGCACTACGTACTACGCACTCCGCGCCCCCTAAACCACAAAGGTCGAGCACAACAGCGTATGGGTCGGGACGGGTGCCGAAGGGTTCGGCGCCGTCGACATCTATCAAGGCCCAGACGCCCATCTAATCCACGAACTTCATATGAACAAATTCCATTCATTCATCGCGAAAGTGACCATGCTCTCGCTGGTGGTCGCGCTGGTGGCGATCGTCTCCCCGGCGCAGGCGGCCACGATCACCTCCGCCAAGGACACGATGTCGCGCGTGCAGATCTCGACCCTCTCCAACCACGAGATCCTGTTCACGACCCCGACCGGCGTCGCGAGCGGCGCCACGATCATCGTCACGTTCAACACCGACTTCTCGGTCGCGGCCGCGCTCGACTTCACGGATCTCGACCTCTCATCGGACTCGACACCGGATGCCGACTGTAGCGCGGACGAAACGGAGGCGACCCTCGCGGCCGCCCCGTCGGGCGCCACGGTGGGCGCCGTGCGCACGTCCGGCACCGTCATCACCTTCACCAACGGCACGACCGTGATCGCGGCCGGGTCGGAAGTGTGCATCCAGATCGGCACGAACGCCACGAACCAGACGACCGGCGTCCGACAGGTCACCAACGCCACGACGGACAGCTCGGCGAGCGCCAAGACCGTCGCTTTGAGCGGCACCTTCGGCGACTCCGGCACCATCGCGTTGGGCATCGTGGACGACGACACGGTAGCCATCTCGGCCACGGTCACGTCCGCGCTCACCTTCGACCTCGATACGGTCACCACGGACACATGCAGCACCACCGAGACTGCGGCCGCCTACGCGGTCGCGCTCGGCACTATCACCACCACCGACACCCGCGTGTCCGGCGGGACCGACTCGGTGGAATCCATCTGCGTAGACCTCAACACCAACGCCTCCGGGGGCGCCGTGATCACGGTCGTCTCGGCCAACGGGTCGAGCGGGCTCGTGAGCACCTCGGTGCCGGGCGACACCATCCCGAGCGCCGGAGCCACCATGGCCGACGGCACGGCCAACTACGGCATCTGCGTGGTGTCGGAAACGTCTTCCGCCGGCACGTTCGACGACGTGGCGCCGTTTGACAACGCCTCGTGCGCGGCCAACACCGAGACCAACGTGGTCGGCGGCCTCACCACCTCGGCGCAGACCATCCTCGACACCAACACCGACCCGATCGCCACCGGCCGCGCGCAGATCGCCGTGAACGCCGCCATCAGCGGAATCACCCCGGCGCACAGCGACTACGCGGACACCCTCACGTTCATCGCGACGGGGACGTTCTAACTCATCCGCAACGACATACATATGTGGAGGAAACTGTCATTTGCGGCCATGGTGGCGACCCTGCTCGCCCCGATCATGAACGTGCTTCCGGCCGCGGCGCTCACCGTGAGCCCGGTGGTGATCGAGCATGAGGCCGACCCCGGCGACGAGATCGTGGGGACCATCAAGCTGCACAACGAAGGGGCCCAGACGGAGACGTATTACCCGACCGTCCAGGACTTCGTGGGTTCCGACGAGTCCGGTACGCCCCAGTTCATCGGAACGAGCCCCGACCGCTCGCTCGTGGAGTGGGTGTCGTTCGGCCGCAGCTCCATCACCATCGATCCGGGCGACGGGGAGCTCGTGGTGTACACGCTCAAGGTGCCGAAGGATGCCGCCCCGGGCGGGTACTTCGGCGGCCTGCTGTTCTCGACCTCGCCGGCCAACGCCGCGTTCGGCGTGGGCACCGTGGGCGTCACGGGCCCGCTCCTGCTTGTGCGCGTGTCCGGCAACGTGGTCGAACGGGCGAGCGTCGCCTCGTTCGCGTCGAGCCAGGACTCGGGCACCTCGCTCCCGGTGGACTTCAAGCTGCGCGTGCAAAACGAAGGCACGGTGCACGTGAAGCCCACGGGCGTGATCCGCATCACCAACCTGTTCGGCGGCGTATCCGCCGTCATTCCGGTGAACGCGGGCGGCGGCAACGTGCTGCCTGGCGGTGCGCGCGTCTACTCCGAGAGCTGGGTCAAGTCCGAGCTTCCGGACAACGCGAGCGAGCTCATGAAGGAATGGAAGAACTTCGGGTTCGGCCCGTACACCGCCACCCTTATCCTGAACTACGGGGAAGGGAAGCAGGTGATGAGCGCCTCCGACTCCTTCTGGGTGATGCCGTGGATGCTCATGGTGCTGTTCGTGATCCTCATCGCGGTCGCATTGCTCCTGCTCGCCCAGTACAACAAGTGGGTGATCGCAAGGGCGATGATGAGCCAGAAGAAACGGTAGCTCCTCAGACCCCACCATGCCTCCCCTTTCCAAGGGGAGGGTAGCGGAAGCGAGCTATCTCCCCCTTGGAAAGGGGGAGCATGAGGGGGTCTGCGGCGTGGGAGCGTGAGTTCCCACGTCCGCCCCGTGTCACGAGCGTCTCGTGGCATGAGGCGGGTGGATTCCACCCGAACTTTGCACGCCCCCATGCTTGTCGTGCAGCCAGACAAATCCCTCATCCGAAGAGTAAGCGCGAGCGAGCCGTTCGCGCTCGTTGTGGTTTTCCTCATGATGATTTCCGGGTTCAGCGTGTGGATGCTGCTGTCGCGCGCGCCCGGGGCGGTCGCGACGCTCGACACGCCGATGCTCATCACCTATCAGGGGAAGCTCACCAACGCGAGCCGCATCACGGTGCCGGACTCGGCGCTCAACATGAAGTTCGCGATCTACACCTCGAGCTCCGGCGCCTCCGGCTGCGTGTGGAGCGCGGGCGACGACCCGGGCGACGGCGCGGACACTACCTTCTCGCAATCAAGCGACTGTCCGAGCCATGTCCCGTCGACCGCGATTTCCGTGACGCCCAGCGAAGGGGTGGTCACGGTGATCCTCGGCGCCTCCCCGCAAAACGCCATCCCCGATGCGCTGTTCGACGACAACTCCGCCCTGTACCTCGGCGTCACCGTGGGGGCTGACAGCGAAATGACTCCGAGGATCCGCCTCACCGCCACGCCCTACGCCTTCCAGGCCGGCGACGCGGACCTGCTCGACGGCCTCGATTCCACGGCGTTCGCCACCACGAGCACCGCGTTCGTGAACAACGGCAATTCCTTCGCCGCCGCCGGGGTGATCGGCACCAACGACGCGAACTCGCTCTCGTTTGAGACGAACAACGTTACCTATCTCACCATCGCCTCCGGCGGCGGCTTCACGCTTCCCGTGGACACCGACTGGACGCTCACGGGCGGCACGAACGGGTTGAGCCTCGACGGCACCACCTTCTCCGTGGACGCCGCCAACAACCGCATCGGCATCGGCACCGCGGCCCCGAGCCAGACCCTCACGGTGGTCGGCACCGGCGACGTGTCCGGCCACGTGGCCATCGGCGACGACGCCGCGATCAACGACGCGTCGCTCCTCTATGGCGCATCGACCATCACGAACGTCCTTACCGTCTCCGAGGAGATGACGGACGGCGCCTCGGACTACGTGGACGGCATCACCAACCACATCCTGTACAACCCGTCCACCGACGCCTCAACCACGTGGGTCGACGGCATGGACACGGTCGTGGAGACGGCCGCGGCAAACGCGCAGGACATCGACGTGATCGATGCCGGATATTTCGGGACCACCCATAACGGCACGGGCGACATCGTGGGCTGGCTCAACGGCGTCTCGGGGGTCGTCAGCACGACGGCGACGAGCGGGAGTTCTATTTCGAACAACGCCGGGTATTTCGCGGTCACCGCGATCGACCCCCGCGCCACCGGTACCGAGGACAACTACGGCTTGTGGTCGGCCGTGAGCCGCACCGGCGCCACGGGCGGCACCATCAACACCTACGGCGTGTACGTGCAAAGCAACGGCATGGACGCTGCCGGCGCCGGTACCTCCACCCTCTACGGCCTCTATATAGAGAGCATGACAGGGGCCGACACCAACTACGCCATCTACTCCGCCGGCGGCCAGAGCTACCACGCGGGGAACTTCGGGATCGGCGACGCCTCTCCCGCCTCCCTCCTCACCGTGGGCTCGGGCGACCTGTTCCAGGTGACCTCCGCGGGGAGGATCATCACGACCGTGACCCCCACGGCCGACTCGGGGACCACCAACAACGCGGCGTTCGTGATGCTCACCACCCCGGCGGACACCACCGGCACGAACGTGCACAACGCCCTGCGCGTGGACGGGAACGTGGGCAACGCCACCGGAGGCACCAACACCGTCAATCTCCTCGAGTTCGACGCTCTGACCGGCGACGCCCAAGTGACCCTGCGCGGCATCGACATCGGCGCGCTCACCGGCACCGCCGCCACGGAGGACGCCATCCTGGTCGGAAGCGGTTGGGACTGCACGTTCAAGGTGGGCTCCACCTGCGTGATCGATGGCTCCGGCACGCTCGGTTCCAGCGGCAACGCCTTCGTGAACGGGGGCAACTCCTTCGGCGCCAGCGCCATCCTCGGGACGAACGACGCCAACTCCCTTTCGTTTGAGACCAACAACACCACCTACCTCACCATCGCCTCCGGCGGAGGATTCACCCTCCCCGTGGACACCGACTGGACGCTCACGGGCGGGGAGAACGGGTTCTCCATCGACGGCACCACCTTCTCGGTGGATGGCTCGGCCAACCGCGTGGGCATCGGCGACGCCACCCCCGACGCGCTGCTCGACGTGGGCGGGGACGCGTTCATCGACAACGACCTCGTGGTGGGTGCCGCGACCTCGACCACCGAGACGCTCGCGAACGCCGGGTTCAGCTTGAGCAACGACGACCTATTCGTCTCTGACTCCATCGGCGCCGAGGGCAACGTCTACACCGACGGCTCCTTCATCGCGGGTGCCACCCTCACGCTCGCCGACTCCGGCATCACCGAGTCGGGTGCCTTCACCTTCACCTCGCAGCTCGCCGCGGGCGGCACTACTTCTTCCGCCTTCAACCTTGTCTCGAGCAACGACCTGGGCGCATCCGACGAGGTGCTCCAGATCGGCGACTCGGCCGCCACCTTCATGACCGTGCTCGGGAACGGCAGCGTGGGGATCGGGACGGTGAGTCCGTCAGTGATTTTAGATATCGCGAAAGTGGGTTCGGGAAGTACCGCGGCCCAAGTGACCATTTCCGGGTATGCGAATGACGCTTCCAGCGGGGCATACATGAACTGGCAAAAATCACGCGGAACGTCCGTCGGTTCTTTGGTCACGACCGATAGCGGAGATTATCTCGGGGTGATGGGATGGGCGGGCGTTACTTCTTCCAACACGAGCAGTTATGGCGCGAGGATCCTCGTGCAGCAAGATGCCGCGGCATCAGCGACGCAAGTACCCGGCGCCTTCATCATCAGGACGAGCGATGCCAGCGCCGAGTCTGAAAGATTGCGCATCACGAGTTCCGGCAACGTCGGCATCGGCGATACCACCCCCGCCTCGCTGTTCACCGTGGGCGACGGAGATGATTTCCAGGTATCCTCGACCGGTAACCTCACCTCTCCGGCCGACACCACATGGACGATTGGTGGCGGCGTGAACGGCCTCAACTTCGATTCGGACACCCTTTCGATCGACGCTACGAACAATTTCGTGGGAATCGGCACGAGCACCCCGGACTATCTCCTCCAGGCCGAGGCCAGCTCCGCGTCCGTTCAAGCCGCCGTGGTCACGAACACGAACACGGCCGGCGCAGGGGTGGTCATGGCGCAGGCGGGAAACGTGACGGCGCGCTATGCGGCGTACGGGACGACGGCGGCGATTAACAACTTCGCGTCCGGCACGGCGGCCTTCTTCGGAAGCGGCGCCGTCACCTCCGTCCAGATGGTCACGCCGGACGTGGCCGCCCCGTTGGCGTTCGGATACAACGATTTCGTCTCCACGAGCCGCGAATTCCTCCGCCTGACGGACGGGACGGCCGGCGCCGTGTTCAACGAGGACAGCCTCGACCGGGATTTCCGCGCCGAGACCGACGGGAACGTCAACGGCATCTTCCTCGACGCTTCCGCCGAGACCATCGACCTGGTGGGCGGCTCGGGCTCCACGGGCTGCTCCATCAGCTCGGCGGGCGCCCTGGTGTGCACCGCAGGGGTAGGAGGATGGACCGACGGGGGGACCGACGTCACCCTCACCACCTCCACCGACAACGTGGGCATCGGCGGTGCGTCGCTCGGCAAGCTCTCCGTGGACGGGGATACCGACGAGATCCAGCTCCTGGTGCAGGGAAACTCCAGCCAGACGGCCAACTACATGACGGTGGAGACGAGCGCCGGCACCGACCTGTTCCAGATTGACACTTCCGGGAACGTCATCCTCACCAACGACCTTGGCGTGGGCGCCGCCGCCTCCTCCGAGACGCTCGCGAACACGGGTTTCTCGCCGAATGGCGACGACCTGTTCGTGGCGGACTCGATCGGCGCGGAAGGCAACGTCTACACCGACGGCTCCTTCATCGCCGGCGCCACCCTCACGCTCGCGGACTCCGGCATCACCGAATCCGGCGCCTTCATTTTCACCTCCCAGCTCGCTTCCGGCGGCACCACCTCCTCCGCCTTCAACCTCGTCTCGAGCAATGACCTGGGTGCCGCCGACGAGCTCCTGCAGATCGGGGACTCGGCCGGGACGTTCATGACGTTCCTTGGGAACGGCAACGTCGGGATCGGGACCGTAAACCCCTCGGCCCCGCTCACGGTGGTCGGGGGAGCGGACGTCAATCTCGCCGCGGACGACAACTTCGTCATCGACGGGAGCACCAACCAGCGCACCATCACGCTCGGAGCCATGCGCTTCTTGCACACGCCGGCCATCCAGGGGACGCGCGCCATCAACCTGGTGGTGGACGCCAACAACCAGTCCGACACCTCCGGCATCGTGGTGGATTACGCCGCCACCAACTTCGACAGCGACCAGAACGGCACGGCGCTCAAGCTCTCGGTGGATTCCACGAGCGCGACCGGCGGGGAAGTGCGGGCGATCGACGTCACGAAGACGGCCGGCGGCACCCTCGACGTGTACGCGGTGCAAGCCGGGGTGGGCGTGACCCCCCTGCGCCAGGTCTCGGGCACGTTCGGGAACGTGGACACGGCGCTCATCGAGGCCGGCGGATTCACGGCCGTCACGTCGAGCTTCAACTCCACCGGCACCGACGTGCAGATGTTCGTGGCCAACGGCGACCGCGTGTACGTGGGCGCGGACACCACCTTCGGCGCCGTCTCCTTCGTGCTCGCCACCGTCGCCTCCGGCGCCGGAGTGAAGCCAACCTTCGAGTTTTCCACGGGCGCCGGATGGACGAGCTTCGGTCCCAACGACGGGACCAACGGGATGCGCACCAACGGGAGCATCAGTTGGGACGCCGCCGACCTCGCGACCTGGGCCACCCAGTCCGTGAACGCCACCACCAAGTACTGGATCCGCATCACGCGCACGCAGGCCGCGCTTACCACGCCGCCCACCGAGGACATCGTGCAATACGCGGCCGCGACCAATTACACCTGGGACGTGAACGGCGACCTCGCGATCCGCGACCTCGCGGTCAACGGCGGCGACCTCACCACGAGCACTTCCACCTTCAACCTGGCCGCGTCGGTCACGACGCTCGCGATGGCCGGCGGCTCCGGCTCCACGGGCTGCACGATTGACTCCTCGGGGAACCTGGCGTGTTCCGGCACGGTGTCAGGGAGCGGAGCCGTCGGGTTCGTGAACGGGGGCAACTCCTTCGGCGCCAGCGCCATCCTCGGGACGAACGACGCGAACTCGCTCTCGTTTGAGACCAATAACACCACCTACCTCACCATCGCCTCCGGCGGCGGGTTCACGCTTCCCGTGGACACCGACTGGACCCTCACGGGCGGCACGAACGGGTTGAGCTTCGACGGCACCACCTTCTCCGTGGACGCCACCAACAA encodes the following:
- a CDS encoding four helix bundle protein, which codes for MNNEKTGSYQDLIVWQKAMDLVVGVYEITKDFPTDERYGIVSQMRRSAVSIPSNIAEGYRRKSEVDFQRFLRIAYGSASELETQLLIAQRLRYGPASFARTDALLEEILKMLNKMTEGKSS